One Vicinamibacterales bacterium genomic window, ACGGGTGCCGGAATGATAGGTGCCGGTGGCGGCGCCGGGATGGAGACACGCGGGGCCTGCGCAGTCCTGGGAGAGACCGACGGGGCTGCGGCAGCGGGCGCCGACGCCGGCCAACCTGCCCAGGCAAGCATGCACACGAGAACGACGCCTGCGGTCGTCCCGAAGAGGAGGACGTGGCGCCTGCGCGGCTGCTCCGCGCGATAGCCGAGCGCCGCCAGTACGGCGTCGGCTTCCGCGGCGCGCCGGCCGGCCGGCGGGGCCGCCCCGCGCGACCCGCCCCGCAAGGCATCGTGGATTCGGCTCACTGACGGCTGGCGACCCGCTGCACGAGCACGGTCGCATACTGGCGGTAATGCCACACGGCGGCCGCGCCGCCGCCGATCATCGACGCCAGCAGCACGCCGGCGGCGAAGGGGGCGAGCCGCTGGCGCAGCCACGCCAGTCCCCGGCGCGAGCGCTTCAGCTCGAGCGATCCCGCGGCGCTCTCGACGTGTGCCGCGAGCACGCGGTTGGTGTGTGCGGAATAGGCAGTCAGGAGGGCGCGATCGCAGATCAGGTTGATCAGCCGTGGGATGCCGCCCGTGAACTGGTACACGCGCGCCAGCGCTCGCGGCGCGAACGCCACGGCGGCGCCGCCTCCGGCGACCGACAGACGGTGCTGCACGTACGCCGCGGTCTCGTCGGCGGCCAGCGGCCTGAGATCATAGCGGATCGACACACGCTGATCGAGCTGCCGCAGCTCGGGGCGGCGCAGCAGATCTTTCAGGTTCGACTGGCCGACCATCACGATCTGCAGCAGCTTCTCCTTCTCGGTCTCCAGGTTCGAGAGAATGCGGATCTGCTCCAGCACCTGGAGCGGCAGGTTCTGCGCCTCGTCGATGATGAGCAGCGCCTGCGCGCCAATTGCCTGCAGAGACAGCAGGAACTCGTTGAGCGTCTCGATCAGTTCCTGCTTGCTGACCCGCGCCAGACAGCCGCGCTTGATCTCGTCCCGTGACACCACACCGAACTCCTGCAGGACGAGACGGAGCAGATCCTCCTCGGAGAGAAACGGGTTGAGCACGAGCGCGGTAAAGGTCTTGCGGTCGATCTGCTCCAGCAGCGCGCGGCAGAGCGTCGTCTTGCCCGTGCCGATGTCGCCGGTGATCACCACGAACCCCTCACGGCGGCGGACCGCATACTGGAGCAGTTCGAAGGCGCTCGCATGCGACGCGCTCTTGAACAGGTATTTCGGGTCCGGCGTGAGGCTGAATGGCTTCTCCGTGAATCCGTAATAGTCTTCGTACATCGGCATCTCCAGCCTCCGGCTCCCGTGCCGGTCGTCAGTCCCCCACCACCGGTCCCCGCGCCACGTCCGCGGTACCGGCCTGCGTCGCGACCCGCGCCTACCGCGTACCCGCCGTCACCACCGTTGCGCGCAGCAGCACCACCAGCTCCGCCTGTGCAGTCGTTCCCGCGCCGCCGGCGAGTGCCGGCGAGCCGGCCCGTGCCTCCACAATCACCGGCCGCAGCCATCCCGATAGCAGCACGGTGTCGCCGCTTCGCACGCGGGTGGCC contains:
- a CDS encoding AAA family ATPase produces the protein MYEDYYGFTEKPFSLTPDPKYLFKSASHASAFELLQYAVRRREGFVVITGDIGTGKTTLCRALLEQIDRKTFTALVLNPFLSEEDLLRLVLQEFGVVSRDEIKRGCLARVSKQELIETLNEFLLSLQAIGAQALLIIDEAQNLPLQVLEQIRILSNLETEKEKLLQIVMVGQSNLKDLLRRPELRQLDQRVSIRYDLRPLAADETAAYVQHRLSVAGGGAAVAFAPRALARVYQFTGGIPRLINLICDRALLTAYSAHTNRVLAAHVESAAGSLELKRSRRGLAWLRQRLAPFAAGVLLASMIGGGAAAVWHYRQYATVLVQRVASRQ